In a single window of the Arachis hypogaea cultivar Tifrunner chromosome 6, arahy.Tifrunner.gnm2.J5K5, whole genome shotgun sequence genome:
- the LOC112756100 gene encoding uncharacterized protein isoform X1, which produces MHIPTRISALPLFLPFRENSYTFSLLSSGIRKSSFSPHLQPGGRKLRRDFPKNMACGLDNKTGTALFRPATDAYAPEAVEALRAGKVIAVPTDTLYGFACDACSLEAVNRIYEIKGRKHTSPLAICVGDVSDIYRFAVTDHLPHGLLDSLLPGPVTVVLIRGDSSVLEQSLNPGFDSIGVRVPDNNFIRVIARGSGTALALTSANLSGQPSSVCIRDFENLWEHCAFVYDGGVLPSGRAGSTVVDLTTPHKYKILRPGSAKEETIAILEKHSLVESAAQ; this is translated from the exons ATGCATATTCCGACAAGAATCTCAGCACTGCCTCTCTTTCTTCCCTTCCGAG AGAATAGTTACACTTTTTCCTTATTATCTTCGGGGATTCGCAAGTCATCATTTTCACCTCATTTGCAACCCGGTGGTAGAAAGCTGAGAAGGGATTTTCCAAAAAACATGGCCTGTGGTTTGGATAACAAGACAGGAACTGCTTTATTTCGCCCTGCAACAGATGCGTACGCACCTGAGGCTGTTGAAGCCTTGAGAGCTGGCAAGGTTATTGCGGTCCCCACTGACACACTCTATGGATTTGCTTGTGATGCTTG CTCGCTGGAAGCAGTTAATAGGATTTATGAGATCAAGGGTCGAAAACATACAAGCCCTCTGGCTATCTGTGTTGGAGATGTATCAGACATATACCGTTTTGCCGTGACTGACCACTTGCCACATGGCCTGCTTGATTCCCTGCTTCCAGGGCCTGTTACAGTTGTACTAATTCGAG GCGATTCAAGTGTTCTTGAACAATCTTTGAACCCGGGATTTGATAGTATAGGAGTTAGAGTGCCTGATAACAATTTCATTAGAGTCATTGCTCGCGGTTCAGGAACTGCCTTAGCACTTACAAGTGCAAACCTTAGTGGACAGCCAAGTAGTGTTTGCATCAGAGATTTTGAGAATCTTTGGGAGCATTGTGCTTTTGTATATGATGGCGGTGTGCTTCCATCAGGTCGAGCAGGTTCAACAGTTGTGGACCTCACTACACCACACAAATACAAGATACTGAGACCTGGAAG CGCAAAGGAAGAGACAATTGCCATCTTGGAAAAGCATTCTTTAGTTGAATCAGCTGCCCAGTAA
- the LOC112756100 gene encoding uncharacterized protein isoform X2: MACGLDNKTGTALFRPATDAYAPEAVEALRAGKVIAVPTDTLYGFACDACSLEAVNRIYEIKGRKHTSPLAICVGDVSDIYRFAVTDHLPHGLLDSLLPGPVTVVLIRGDSSVLEQSLNPGFDSIGVRVPDNNFIRVIARGSGTALALTSANLSGQPSSVCIRDFENLWEHCAFVYDGGVLPSGRAGSTVVDLTTPHKYKILRPGSAKEETIAILEKHSLVESAAQ; the protein is encoded by the exons ATGGCCTGTGGTTTGGATAACAAGACAGGAACTGCTTTATTTCGCCCTGCAACAGATGCGTACGCACCTGAGGCTGTTGAAGCCTTGAGAGCTGGCAAGGTTATTGCGGTCCCCACTGACACACTCTATGGATTTGCTTGTGATGCTTG CTCGCTGGAAGCAGTTAATAGGATTTATGAGATCAAGGGTCGAAAACATACAAGCCCTCTGGCTATCTGTGTTGGAGATGTATCAGACATATACCGTTTTGCCGTGACTGACCACTTGCCACATGGCCTGCTTGATTCCCTGCTTCCAGGGCCTGTTACAGTTGTACTAATTCGAG GCGATTCAAGTGTTCTTGAACAATCTTTGAACCCGGGATTTGATAGTATAGGAGTTAGAGTGCCTGATAACAATTTCATTAGAGTCATTGCTCGCGGTTCAGGAACTGCCTTAGCACTTACAAGTGCAAACCTTAGTGGACAGCCAAGTAGTGTTTGCATCAGAGATTTTGAGAATCTTTGGGAGCATTGTGCTTTTGTATATGATGGCGGTGTGCTTCCATCAGGTCGAGCAGGTTCAACAGTTGTGGACCTCACTACACCACACAAATACAAGATACTGAGACCTGGAAG CGCAAAGGAAGAGACAATTGCCATCTTGGAAAAGCATTCTTTAGTTGAATCAGCTGCCCAGTAA